From the genome of Seriola aureovittata isolate HTS-2021-v1 ecotype China chromosome 6, ASM2101889v1, whole genome shotgun sequence, one region includes:
- the cyldl gene encoding ubiquitin carboxyl-terminal hydrolase CYLD, with translation MTSTDNLYFIIIETPKYPGNIKAGRICYISEYRYTSMLQRCDSPSKLPVYPFNLRTSLNYEIDLNIMMALNAEEAELLLALSEDAERLKWFREGAALQTARGLTKGSTVIVQEGGEELRGIIRYIGRLTKPKYPYPLSGTFFGIELQGADKGKGNTDGSFQHETLFSCSKDCGVFAPFSRVRPVVPSSLSPSVPEPSHHPQPQTEELNVGDRVTYFISNTCRHGMVLGLEEEDGKHFVCISTETDENGKRGGEVRVQLESVAKGEVPADPESMDVETLPVEPNTDDLYMGLTVNSLVEVTLGAGNAYGIIRWIGTLTDSGIIMAGLELEEERGVSDGTFKDKRIFTCPPKRALFVKLSSLRSDSRFQASHSEKMPKLEDTERETEHSTGKLETVPPITTEQVNQILIGRMKGIQGHCNSCYMDAALFSLFSCSSVLDSMLFKSTAPQDTPIQNTLLHDIVNPLRSKGFVEGRHIMKLRQQLQKHGYSHSFTTEEKDPEEFLIVIMHHILALDPLLKLSAHGKVQDSYCYQIFLDQNHSLVLPTVQQLLEHSFHSSGLKLAEVPSCLILQMPRFGKKFKMFDKIVPSLELDVTDLLSEGPQQCILCGHLAEEQCADCFKDPLFSQTGFKVFCKECSSKVHCHPQRRSHQPAALDVPKGYLDHGKSHTQMTRDKLELFAVLCIETSHYVSFIKYGPNSKDWIFFDSMADRQGEIDGFNIPEVQNCPEVGVYLEMSPAELANQVPRDMKGVAKRLFCDAYMYLYQSTSMCLYR, from the exons ATGACATCAACAGACAACCTTTACTTCATCATAATAGAAACTCCTAAATATCCTGGAAACATCAAAGCTGGCCGCATATGTTACATCAGTGAATACAGGTACACGTCAATGCTCCAAAGATGTGACTCTCCTTCAAAGTTGCCAGTCTACCCCTTCAACTTACGTACATCTTTAAATTATGAGATAGACTTGAATATCATGATGGCACTGAATGCAGAGGAAGCCGAGTTGCTGCTGGCCCTGTCTGAGGACGCAGAGAGGCTGAAGTGGTTCAGAGAGGGAGCTGCTCTCCAAACAGCACGAGGACTCACTAAGGGATCTACAGTTATTGtgcaggaaggaggagaggagttgaGAGGCATCATCCGCTACATTGGAAGGCTGACTAAGCCAAAATATCCATATCCTTTATCAGGAACTTTCTTTGGGATTGAACTGCAG GGAGCAGACAAGGGGAAGGGGAATACCGATGGGTCCTTCCAGCATGAAACCTTATTTTCCTGTTCAAAAGATTGTGGCGTTTTTGCCCCATTCTCCAGAGTCAGGCCTGTGGTTCCCAGTTCCTTGTCGCCCTCTGTCCCAGAACCCTCCCACCATCCACAGCCACAAACAGAAGAGCTAAACGTCGGGGACAGAGTCACTTACTTCATCAGTAATACATGTCGCCATGGAATGGTGCTAGGtttggaggaagaggatggaaaacattttgtttgtatctcTACA GAGACAGATGAGAACGGGAAGAGAGGGGGTGAAGTTAGAGTTCAACTAGAGAGTGTCGCGAAGGGAGAGGTTCCTGCAG ATCCGGAGAGCATGGACGTTGAAACACTGCCTGTGGAACCAAACACTGATGATCTGTACATGGGTCTGACTGTGAACTCTCTGGTAGAGGTGACTTTGGGTGCAGGAAATGCATATGGAATCATCCGCTGGATCGGCACTCTGACTGATTCAGGGATAATCATGGCCGGACTAGAGCTG gaagaagagaggggagTGAGTGATGGCACCTTTAAAGACAAGCGTATCTTCACGTGTCCTCCCAAGAGAGCTCTGTTTGTGAAGCTGAGCTCCTTGCGTTCTGACTCACGCTTTCAAGCCAGTCACAGTGAGAAGATGCCAAAACTGGAAGACACAG agagagaaacagagcacAGCACAGGGAAGTTGGAGACTGTTCCTCCCATCACCACTGAGCAGGTTAACCAGATTCTGATTGGACGAATGAAGGGGATCCAAGGCCACTGCAACTCCTGCTACATGGATGCTGCCCTCTTCAG tttgttttcctgctcctctgtgctGGACTCGATGCTGTTTAAATCAACAGCACCTCAAGATACCCCAATTCAGAACACACTGCTCCATGACATTGTCAACCCCCTCCGAAG TAAGGGCTTTGTGGAAGGACGGCACATCATGAAGCTgcggcagcagctgcagaaacatgGCTACAGTCACTCCTTCACCACGGAGGAgaaag ACCCAGAGGAGTTCCTCATTGTCATCATGCACCATATTCTCGCCCTGGACCCTCTACTCAAACT CTCAGCTCATGGTAAAGTGCAGGATAGTTACTGCTATCAGATCTTCCTGGACCAGAACCACAGTCTGGTGCTGCCTACagtccagcagctgctggaacATTCTTTCCACAGTTCAGGACTCAAACTGGCAGAG GTGCCCTCCTGCCTCATCCTCCAGATGCCTCGCTTCGGAAAGAAATTCAAGATGTTTGACAAAATCGTCCCCTCTCTGGAGCTGGACGTCACTGACCTCCTCTCTGAAG gtccTCAGCAGTGCATCCTATGTGGACACTTGGCTGAGGAACAGTGCGCTGACTGTTTTAAAGATCCCCTCTTCAGCCAGACGGGATTCAAAGTTTTCTGCAAAGAGTGCTCATCTAAG GTGCATTGTCATCCGCAGCGCCGGTCCCACCAGCCAGCTGCTCTGGACGTTCCCAAAGGTTACCTGGATCACGGCAAatctcacacacagatgacCAGGGACAAACTGGAGCTGTTCGCTGTTCTGTGCATCGAGACGAGCCACTACGTGTCCTTCATCAAATATGGACCGAACAGTAAAGACTGGATCTTCTTCGACAGCATGGCGGACAGACAAG GAGAAATTGATGGCTTCAACATCCCCGAGGTGCAAAACTGCCCTGAGGTCGGCGTGTATTTGGAAATGTCTCCCGCCGAGCTGGCCAATCAGGTGCCTCGAGATATGAAAGGTGTGGCCAAGCGTCTCTTCTGTGATGCCTACATGTACTTGTATCAGAGCACCAGCATGTGCCTGTATCGTTGA